A genome region from Thermococcus onnurineus NA1 includes the following:
- a CDS encoding TIGR00288 family NYN domain-containing protein, which yields MSGSNWEKIVSITKEGMRSIGMMRRKISRGKKIALLIDGPNILRKEFGVKLEDIVDVLEDIGDLRVAKVILNQYAPQGLIEAVSNQGFEVVVVSGETGVKLAVEAMREIYNPNIDVIALATRNAEFLPVILKAKEKGKETIVIGIEPGFSAALKHAADYTIILTPNGEEG from the coding sequence ATGTCAGGCAGCAACTGGGAGAAGATAGTATCGATAACAAAGGAGGGGATGCGGAGTATAGGAATGATGAGGCGAAAGATAAGCAGGGGTAAGAAGATAGCGCTGCTTATTGACGGCCCAAACATTCTCCGAAAGGAGTTTGGAGTAAAACTGGAAGACATAGTGGACGTTCTGGAGGACATCGGCGACCTCAGGGTTGCTAAAGTCATACTCAACCAGTACGCTCCTCAGGGTTTAATTGAGGCCGTCTCCAACCAGGGGTTTGAGGTAGTTGTGGTTTCCGGCGAGACTGGAGTAAAACTCGCAGTCGAAGCCATGAGAGAGATATACAACCCGAACATCGACGTCATAGCTTTGGCGACTAGAAACGCGGAGTTTTTGCCGGTTATACTCAAGGCAAAGGAGAAGGGCAAGGAGACGATAGTCATAGGTATAGAGCCGGGATTCAGCGCGGCCCTTAAACATGCCGCCGATTACACGATAATCTTGACACCGAATGGTGAGGAAGGATGA
- the asnS gene encoding asparagine--tRNA ligase, with the protein MIDKIYCADVRPEMEGKRVKLAGWVYRKREVGKKVFIVLRDSSGIVQTIFKKELSEEAYAEAKKVGIESSVIIEGVVKADPRAPTGVEVQADKIQVIQNVEFFPITKDASDEFLLDVRHLHLHSPKVASIMKVKATLMQAAREWLLQDGWYEVFPPILVTGAVEGGATLFKLKYFDRYAYLSQSAQLYLEAAIFGLEKVWSLTPSFRAEKSRTRRHLTEFWHLELEAAWMDLWDIMKVEEELVSYMVQRTLELRRSDIETFRKDLTTLKNTVPPFPRISYDEAIDILQSKGVQIEWGEDMGADEERILTQEFESPFFVYGYPKHIKAFYMKEDPEDPRKVLAADMLAPEGYGEVIGGSQREDDYDKLVQRILDEGMDPKDYEWYLDLRKYGSVPHSGFGLGLERLVAWVLKLDHVRWATLFPRTPSRLYP; encoded by the coding sequence ATGATTGATAAGATTTATTGCGCGGACGTTAGGCCCGAGATGGAAGGTAAGCGCGTCAAGCTCGCCGGATGGGTTTACAGAAAGAGGGAAGTCGGAAAGAAGGTCTTCATAGTGCTTAGAGACTCGAGTGGAATAGTTCAGACGATATTCAAGAAGGAGCTGAGTGAAGAGGCCTATGCCGAGGCTAAGAAGGTCGGAATTGAGTCGAGCGTTATCATTGAGGGCGTTGTTAAGGCTGATCCAAGGGCTCCGACGGGTGTGGAGGTCCAGGCCGATAAAATTCAGGTCATCCAGAACGTCGAGTTCTTCCCGATAACGAAGGACGCAAGCGACGAGTTCCTGCTCGACGTGAGACACCTGCACCTCCACTCGCCGAAGGTTGCGAGCATAATGAAAGTGAAGGCGACTCTCATGCAAGCAGCGAGAGAGTGGCTCCTCCAGGACGGCTGGTACGAGGTCTTCCCGCCGATACTCGTCACAGGGGCAGTTGAGGGCGGCGCAACGCTCTTCAAGCTCAAGTACTTCGACCGCTATGCCTACCTGAGCCAGTCGGCCCAGCTCTACCTCGAAGCAGCCATCTTCGGCCTTGAGAAGGTCTGGTCGCTTACACCGAGCTTCAGGGCCGAGAAGAGCAGGACGAGGAGGCACCTCACCGAGTTCTGGCACCTCGAGCTTGAGGCTGCCTGGATGGACCTCTGGGACATCATGAAGGTCGAAGAGGAGCTCGTCAGCTACATGGTGCAGAGAACACTTGAGCTGAGAAGGAGCGATATCGAGACCTTCAGGAAAGACTTAACGACGCTCAAGAACACGGTTCCACCGTTCCCGAGGATAAGCTACGACGAGGCAATAGACATACTCCAGAGCAAGGGCGTTCAGATAGAGTGGGGCGAGGACATGGGCGCCGACGAGGAGAGGATTTTAACGCAGGAGTTCGAGAGCCCGTTCTTCGTCTACGGCTATCCGAAGCACATCAAGGCCTTCTACATGAAGGAAGACCCGGAGGATCCGAGGAAGGTCCTCGCGGCAGACATGCTCGCGCCGGAAGGATACGGCGAGGTCATCGGTGGAAGCCAGCGTGAGGACGACTACGACAAGCTCGTGCAGAGGATTCTCGATGAGGGTATGGATCCGAAGGACTACGAGTGGTACCTTGACCTGAGGAAGTACGGCAGCGTTCCACACAGCGGCTTCGGCCTCGGCCTGGAGAGGCTCGTCGCCTGGGTGCTGAAGCTCGACCATGTCCGCTGGGCCACTCTCTTCCCGAGGACGCCCAGTAGGTTGTATCCGTGA
- a CDS encoding TIGR00288 family NYN domain-containing protein: MRETLFKVLKRGEKEVEEKSPKPKSKKSIGLIIDGPNILRKEFGIKLEDIVEALERIGKIRVAKVVLNQYAPQGLIEAVVNQGLEPIIVAGDTDVRIAIEAMELIYNSDVEVIALATRDADFLPIINEAKRKGKETIVIGVEPGFSVALQNAADYVIKMEGKGNGGYGAK; the protein is encoded by the coding sequence ATGAGGGAGACTCTCTTCAAGGTCCTTAAGCGCGGCGAGAAGGAGGTCGAGGAAAAGTCCCCAAAGCCAAAGAGCAAGAAGAGTATAGGCCTTATTATCGATGGGCCCAACATCCTCAGGAAGGAGTTCGGCATAAAGCTGGAGGACATCGTCGAGGCTCTGGAAAGGATCGGCAAAATCCGCGTTGCAAAGGTTGTCCTCAACCAGTACGCGCCCCAGGGGCTGATAGAGGCCGTGGTCAACCAGGGGCTTGAGCCAATTATAGTCGCCGGCGACACCGACGTGAGAATAGCCATAGAAGCCATGGAGCTCATATACAACTCCGACGTCGAGGTAATAGCCTTAGCGACCCGAGATGCTGATTTTCTGCCGATAATTAATGAGGCCAAGCGCAAGGGGAAGGAGACGATAGTTATTGGAGTTGAGCCCGGCTTTTCGGTGGCCCTCCAGAATGCTGCGGACTACGTCATCAAAATGGAGGGCAAGGGGAACGGGGGCTACGGAGCCAAATAA
- a CDS encoding NfeD family protein, with protein sequence MDALPISLLILGLLIIVLDMMVTAFITPIGVAFAVLGLLLGFNRGFPESFVVSLVAAVISYMVIGRYIKRNVQDVGKLKYTFELKGKKGKVVEVGKEHYLVELEGDKWIALSEDRLKIGDTVKVINVDGVKLIVRKV encoded by the coding sequence ATGGATGCCCTCCCCATCTCCCTCTTAATTTTGGGACTGCTGATAATAGTGCTCGACATGATGGTCACTGCTTTCATAACTCCAATAGGCGTTGCCTTCGCCGTCCTCGGGCTGCTCCTCGGCTTCAACCGGGGCTTTCCAGAGTCCTTCGTCGTTTCACTCGTGGCGGCAGTGATTTCCTACATGGTCATCGGGAGGTACATCAAACGGAACGTCCAAGACGTCGGAAAGCTAAAGTACACCTTCGAGCTCAAAGGTAAAAAGGGAAAGGTTGTCGAGGTCGGAAAGGAGCACTACCTCGTCGAGCTCGAGGGCGATAAGTGGATAGCCCTCAGCGAGGATAGGCTGAAGATAGGGGACACCGTCAAGGTAATCAACGTTGATGGTGTCAAACTCATCGTTCGGAAGGTCTGA
- a CDS encoding SPFH domain-containing protein translates to MPAFASAALLILGVFLLIMLLLSVKVIRPYQKGLVERLGKFNRILEPGIHFIIPFMERVKVVDMREHVVDVPPQEVICKDNVVVTVDAVVYYQILDPVKAVYNVSDFLLAIVKLAQTNLRAIIGEMELDETLSGRDIINARLREELDKITDRWGVKITRVEIQRIDPPKDIQEAMAKQMTAEREKRAMILLAEGKKESAIKEAEGQKQAAILKAEGEKQRQILIAEGQAEAIRKVLEALKMADEKYLTLQYIEKMPELAKYGNLIVPYDTEALIGLLRILQKVKDTPLPEPPKNEKKFVEETGSSSDPDLKTLKDIMS, encoded by the coding sequence ATGCCAGCCTTCGCAAGTGCTGCCTTGCTGATTCTGGGAGTTTTTCTTTTGATAATGCTCCTGCTGAGCGTCAAGGTAATTCGGCCGTACCAGAAGGGCCTCGTCGAGAGGCTCGGGAAGTTCAACAGAATCCTCGAGCCAGGGATACACTTCATAATCCCATTCATGGAGCGGGTAAAGGTTGTGGACATGCGCGAACACGTCGTGGATGTCCCACCCCAGGAGGTCATCTGTAAGGACAACGTCGTCGTCACCGTCGATGCCGTCGTCTACTACCAGATTCTCGACCCTGTTAAGGCCGTTTACAACGTCAGCGACTTCCTTCTGGCTATCGTCAAGCTCGCCCAGACCAACCTGCGTGCAATAATTGGTGAGATGGAGCTCGACGAGACCCTCAGCGGCAGGGACATAATCAACGCCAGGCTTAGAGAAGAACTTGACAAGATAACCGACCGTTGGGGTGTCAAGATAACGCGCGTCGAGATACAGAGGATTGACCCGCCGAAGGACATCCAGGAGGCAATGGCCAAGCAGATGACTGCCGAGCGTGAAAAGAGGGCCATGATCCTCCTTGCAGAAGGTAAGAAAGAGAGCGCCATCAAAGAGGCTGAAGGACAGAAGCAGGCTGCGATACTCAAGGCAGAGGGTGAGAAGCAGAGGCAGATACTCATCGCCGAGGGTCAGGCCGAGGCCATAAGGAAGGTTCTTGAGGCGCTGAAGATGGCGGACGAGAAGTACTTAACCCTACAGTACATCGAGAAGATGCCCGAACTGGCCAAGTACGGTAACCTCATCGTCCCGTACGACACCGAGGCGCTTATAGGCCTGCTGAGAATCCTCCAGAAGGTTAAAGATACTCCCCTGCCAGAGCCGCCGAAAAACGAGAAGAAATTCGTCGAGGAAACCGGAAGCTCAAGTGACCCCGACCTCAAAACGCTTAAGGACATTATGAGCTAA
- a CDS encoding calcium/sodium antiporter has protein sequence MVVEIVMFIVGLALLIKGSDFFVEAASRVAKGFGVSEFIIALVLASIATTLPEVTVSAISSYQGKPDIALGNAIGSALANIALILGVSSLLRPLKVERTAWKNALFMIVVTAYAGLLMYDGTISRLDGASLILIYFGFLYYLYQKHMTLEELPEGGRGNPKRDALIMFGSGLLVVTGAKLVVDSAVTLARAFGVPEVIIGLTMVSIGTSLPEFTNSLMATIKRLPNISVGNIIGANILNMLVVIGVAALINPIRVDQTIYTFILPLTLLVMGILTGALRFTGRVSRATGGVLLAIYCYFLYLAATGGVSLP, from the coding sequence GTGGTAGTTGAAATAGTCATGTTCATTGTGGGACTCGCCCTTCTAATCAAGGGGAGCGATTTCTTCGTTGAGGCCGCTTCGAGGGTGGCCAAGGGCTTTGGAGTGAGTGAGTTCATTATAGCGCTCGTTCTGGCAAGCATAGCGACGACCCTGCCCGAGGTCACAGTCTCGGCGATATCGTCCTATCAGGGAAAACCTGACATCGCCCTCGGAAATGCCATCGGGAGTGCCCTCGCCAACATAGCCCTTATCCTCGGTGTCTCATCACTCCTCCGCCCGCTTAAGGTCGAGAGAACCGCCTGGAAGAACGCCCTCTTCATGATAGTGGTCACAGCTTACGCTGGACTGCTCATGTACGACGGCACGATAAGCAGGCTCGACGGCGCGAGCCTGATACTCATCTACTTTGGCTTCCTCTACTACCTCTACCAAAAGCACATGACCCTGGAAGAGCTTCCGGAAGGAGGGCGCGGAAATCCAAAGCGGGACGCGCTTATAATGTTCGGGAGCGGACTGCTCGTTGTCACTGGTGCGAAACTCGTCGTCGACAGCGCCGTCACCCTCGCGAGGGCCTTCGGTGTTCCCGAAGTGATTATAGGGCTTACGATGGTCTCAATAGGAACCTCCCTGCCTGAGTTCACTAACTCCCTAATGGCCACCATAAAACGGCTCCCCAACATCAGCGTGGGCAACATCATCGGTGCCAACATCCTTAACATGCTTGTGGTCATAGGAGTTGCGGCGCTTATAAACCCAATCAGAGTTGACCAAACTATATATACCTTTATCCTCCCGCTAACGCTTCTTGTCATGGGCATATTGACGGGAGCGCTCCGCTTCACGGGCAGAGTGAGTAGAGCAACCGGTGGAGTCCTGCTGGCGATATACTGCTACTTCCTTTACCTGGCTGCTACCGGGGGAGTGAGCCTCCCCTAA
- a CDS encoding amidohydrolase, translated as MFALIGTVVDAEKVLKNHAVLVDGTEVINVIPRDKLGEYGVDEIYGGEGYLVLPGLVNTHTHVAMAKLRGLGEDLPIERWLKEVIWPTELTWTPEEIRRWALLGMAEALANGSTTINDHYFFADEIAGTARELGIRAFIGQTVMDLVDFPLAEPEKGFKFFKHWEGKDELVKPALAPHATNTVSLELMREIGAFARERNALLHVHLSQSREEVRTVKERYGLTPVEYLAEAGVLHENLIGVHGIYLSDGEVKLYSQSGATLVHCSLSMAKLEARIAPIIELYTAGTNIALGNDSPNPVGVMDMFTEMRFAAVLNKVWRKRTDVASTREVFSWATIGGASALKLKAGLIKPGYLADLVLINARKPQFLPGENVYSHLVYSTRGSDVELVIVNGEIVYRNGVFTKLGKTLEELWEELRPSER; from the coding sequence ATGTTTGCGCTCATTGGTACGGTGGTCGATGCTGAAAAGGTTCTGAAAAATCATGCAGTTTTGGTTGATGGAACCGAGGTAATCAACGTTATTCCCAGAGATAAGCTTGGAGAATATGGAGTTGATGAAATCTACGGTGGAGAGGGTTATCTCGTTCTGCCGGGTCTAGTTAACACCCACACCCACGTAGCCATGGCCAAACTCCGTGGACTCGGCGAGGATCTGCCAATAGAGCGCTGGCTCAAGGAGGTAATCTGGCCCACTGAGCTCACCTGGACGCCCGAGGAAATCCGCCGCTGGGCGCTCCTTGGAATGGCGGAGGCTTTAGCTAACGGCTCCACGACGATAAACGACCACTACTTCTTTGCCGATGAGATAGCCGGGACCGCTCGGGAGCTTGGAATACGCGCCTTCATCGGCCAGACGGTGATGGACCTGGTGGACTTTCCCCTCGCGGAGCCTGAAAAGGGCTTCAAGTTCTTCAAGCACTGGGAAGGAAAAGACGAACTCGTCAAACCCGCTTTAGCTCCCCACGCAACGAATACGGTCTCACTTGAGCTCATGCGAGAAATCGGTGCCTTTGCCCGCGAGAGAAACGCTTTACTCCACGTCCATCTCTCCCAGAGCAGGGAGGAGGTCAGGACCGTTAAGGAGCGCTACGGACTAACTCCCGTGGAATACCTTGCTGAGGCCGGCGTTCTCCATGAAAACCTCATTGGCGTGCACGGGATATACCTGAGCGATGGGGAAGTTAAGCTCTACTCCCAAAGCGGAGCCACTCTCGTCCATTGCTCCCTCAGTATGGCGAAGCTTGAGGCAAGGATAGCTCCGATAATTGAGCTTTACACCGCAGGGACGAACATAGCGCTGGGCAACGACTCTCCGAACCCCGTTGGCGTTATGGACATGTTCACTGAAATGCGCTTTGCGGCAGTGCTTAACAAGGTCTGGAGAAAGAGAACGGACGTGGCCAGCACGAGGGAGGTTTTCAGCTGGGCCACCATTGGTGGAGCCAGCGCTCTGAAGCTTAAAGCCGGACTGATAAAACCCGGCTACCTGGCTGACCTTGTGCTCATAAACGCGAGGAAACCCCAGTTCCTGCCCGGGGAGAACGTTTACTCCCATCTCGTCTACTCCACAAGGGGAAGCGATGTAGAGCTTGTGATAGTGAACGGAGAGATAGTCTACAGAAACGGCGTATTCACGAAGCTTGGAAAAACGCTGGAAGAATTATGGGAAGAGCTCAGACCTTCCGAACGATGA
- a CDS encoding thiamine ABC transporter substrate-binding protein — translation MRKLGIALLVVLLVGLFAVPKPAAAQEELTVYSYDSIEWWMKEIVPIFEEKYGVKVNLVLIGDAGEVLNRLILEKDSPQADVVVGIDNSYLAKAIDAGVLEPYKPENADVIPDWIIEKFDPTFHLTPYDYGYIAINYRKDMVQNPPTSLEDLIKPEWKGKLIIEDPRTSSPGMAFLLWTIAVYGDDWLYYWEKLKENDVQIVEGWSAAWGAFTKGEYPLVLSYATSPAATVYYENNTNIGAVAFKEGNYLQIEGAGIVKGAKHPELAKKFIEFLISEEAQEKLPVNQWMYPVNKNVQLPEVFQYAVEVDKPVTVDPAEIEKNYEAWLKQWTELMVEGKSADEILGKTTTETSGETDNAGICGPALIVGLAIVPLLLRRRR, via the coding sequence ATGAGGAAACTTGGCATCGCACTCCTAGTAGTGCTCCTTGTGGGGCTTTTCGCGGTTCCAAAGCCCGCTGCTGCCCAGGAAGAGCTGACTGTTTACTCCTACGACAGCATAGAGTGGTGGATGAAGGAGATAGTTCCGATATTCGAGGAGAAGTACGGTGTTAAGGTCAACCTCGTCCTCATAGGTGACGCTGGAGAGGTCCTCAACAGGCTCATCCTCGAGAAGGACAGCCCGCAGGCTGATGTCGTCGTCGGCATAGACAACAGCTACCTCGCCAAGGCTATAGATGCAGGCGTTCTCGAGCCATATAAGCCAGAGAACGCCGACGTTATTCCTGACTGGATAATCGAGAAGTTTGACCCAACCTTCCACCTCACACCCTACGACTACGGATACATAGCTATCAACTACCGCAAGGACATGGTTCAGAACCCGCCGACCAGCCTCGAAGACCTCATCAAGCCCGAGTGGAAGGGCAAGCTCATCATCGAGGATCCGAGGACCAGCTCGCCGGGAATGGCATTCCTCCTGTGGACGATAGCCGTTTATGGCGACGACTGGCTCTACTACTGGGAGAAGCTCAAGGAGAACGATGTCCAGATTGTCGAGGGCTGGAGCGCGGCCTGGGGAGCTTTCACCAAGGGCGAGTATCCGCTCGTGCTCAGCTACGCAACTTCCCCTGCTGCAACCGTTTACTATGAGAACAACACCAACATCGGCGCGGTCGCCTTTAAGGAGGGTAACTACCTCCAGATCGAGGGTGCTGGAATAGTCAAGGGCGCCAAGCACCCAGAGCTCGCCAAGAAGTTCATAGAGTTCCTCATCAGCGAGGAGGCCCAGGAGAAGCTTCCGGTCAACCAGTGGATGTACCCTGTCAACAAGAACGTCCAGCTTCCTGAGGTCTTCCAGTACGCGGTTGAGGTCGACAAGCCCGTCACCGTTGACCCGGCCGAGATAGAGAAGAACTACGAGGCCTGGCTCAAGCAGTGGACCGAACTCATGGTCGAGGGCAAGAGCGCTGACGAGATACTCGGCAAGACGACCACCGAAACCAGCGGGGAAACTGATAACGCCGGCATCTGCGGACCGGCCCTGATAGTCGGCCTTGCCATAGTGCCGCTCCTCCTTAGGAGGAGGCGCTGA